In Synechocystis sp. PCC 6714, the following are encoded in one genomic region:
- a CDS encoding diguanylate cyclase, whose protein sequence is MAGDSPEIDLLIAELEALRAELTALKSRRALKTFFSLNATAMDNSDGEGTTSGWSLEAILQESEERFLCLADSAPVLIWIAGLDKGCFYFNRPWLEFTGRTLEQEQGYGWANGVHPDDFDHCLRTYVEAFEARQPFTIEYRLRNREGQYRWLLDNGVPRFAPDGKFLGYIGSCIDIDDRQETRHQLEASEEKYRTLVESINAIIVRWLPTGEITFVNEYCQKFFGFSKEEMVGRSVLDSLVPKTSSAGKDLEAMMADICLNPQVYHYNENENVKKNGDRVWVAWTNQPIFDREGNLIELLASGIDITARKLAEDKLRQREAELMETQKLAKLGSWKFLLASGEIQWSEEILRMFARDSVPNCEEFTESIHPGDRQRYGEVMQYVLQSQQPQDLIYRFFRQDGSQGWLWTKVEALVNASEEVIGLQGVAMDITEQKKVEIALQDSESRFRKVFESAVVGMMFASVQGQITEANDCLLRMLGYTRQELEAGLIRWDALTPPEHRPADQEAIDNLHKYGFTKPWEKEYYHKDGRRIPILLGVAPFEGEPDLTICVVVPMEEQKKAFHQRERVEAELEKLNAELEKRVLERTQALAKSEEKLQQANEQLQERLEQLKRRNDEMELLSTLNEYLQSCVVVADACASVAALIPPLFPHIAGTIAIFDSSANYFEMVRSWGHLTCSQPVFNSSDCWALRRGQVHWVGPQQHDLLCGHLNPECLPNESLCIPLIAQGETIGLFNLCSDQVGSINQEQQQLAKAVAEQVSLAISNIKLREKLENQSIRDPLTGLFNRRYLEQFFLQEIGRAHRYGHSIGVIMGDIDHFKQFNDQLGHDAGDHVLKTIGRILQSNIRGSDIACRYGGEEMIVILPQTPLEDTFVKAESLRQAIAVMEVEYKGQDLGSLTVSLGVACYPHQGETMASIIQAADRALYQAKAAGRNRVAMAD, encoded by the coding sequence ATGGCTGGTGATAGTCCGGAAATTGACCTGTTAATAGCGGAGTTGGAAGCTTTGAGGGCAGAATTAACTGCCCTGAAATCCCGGCGGGCATTGAAAACTTTTTTTAGCCTTAACGCCACCGCAATGGATAACAGTGATGGCGAAGGGACAACCTCCGGCTGGTCTTTGGAAGCCATTCTCCAAGAAAGCGAAGAAAGATTTCTTTGTTTGGCCGACAGCGCTCCGGTTTTGATCTGGATTGCCGGCTTAGATAAAGGCTGTTTCTATTTCAATCGACCCTGGCTCGAATTCACTGGCCGCACCTTAGAGCAGGAACAAGGCTATGGCTGGGCCAACGGGGTACATCCCGATGATTTTGACCATTGTTTACGAACCTACGTTGAAGCCTTTGAGGCCCGACAACCCTTTACGATCGAATATCGCCTGCGAAACCGAGAGGGGCAATATCGTTGGCTGTTGGACAATGGGGTACCCCGCTTTGCCCCCGATGGAAAATTCCTCGGCTACATCGGTTCCTGCATAGATATTGATGATCGCCAAGAAACCCGCCACCAATTGGAAGCAAGCGAAGAAAAGTATCGCACCTTGGTGGAATCCATCAATGCCATTATTGTGCGCTGGTTGCCGACGGGGGAAATTACCTTTGTTAATGAATACTGTCAAAAGTTTTTTGGCTTTAGCAAAGAAGAAATGGTGGGGCGGTCAGTACTGGATAGCCTTGTGCCCAAAACCAGCAGTGCCGGCAAAGACCTAGAGGCAATGATGGCGGATATTTGCCTTAACCCCCAGGTCTATCACTATAACGAAAATGAAAATGTCAAAAAAAATGGCGATCGGGTTTGGGTTGCCTGGACCAACCAACCTATTTTTGACCGTGAAGGAAATCTGATCGAGCTACTGGCTTCAGGAATAGACATCACCGCCCGGAAACTCGCGGAAGATAAACTGCGCCAACGGGAAGCGGAGCTGATGGAGACTCAGAAATTGGCAAAATTGGGCAGTTGGAAATTTCTTCTGGCCTCCGGTGAAATCCAGTGGTCGGAGGAAATTTTGCGGATGTTTGCCCGAGACAGTGTCCCCAATTGTGAGGAATTCACAGAATCTATTCACCCCGGCGATCGCCAACGCTATGGAGAGGTGATGCAATATGTTTTGCAAAGCCAACAGCCCCAGGATTTGATTTATCGCTTTTTTCGCCAGGATGGCAGTCAAGGATGGCTCTGGACAAAAGTAGAAGCTTTGGTCAATGCCAGTGAAGAAGTAATTGGTCTCCAGGGTGTTGCTATGGACATCACTGAGCAAAAAAAAGTCGAAATTGCCCTTCAAGATAGTGAATCTCGCTTTCGTAAAGTTTTTGAGTCTGCCGTTGTCGGTATGATGTTTGCTAGCGTCCAGGGCCAAATCACTGAAGCCAATGATTGCCTATTGAGAATGCTTGGCTACACTAGGCAGGAGCTAGAGGCTGGTTTGATTCGTTGGGATGCTTTGACTCCCCCCGAACATAGACCCGCAGACCAAGAAGCAATAGATAACCTGCACAAATACGGTTTTACTAAGCCTTGGGAGAAAGAGTACTACCACAAAGACGGTCGTCGTATTCCCATTTTGCTTGGGGTAGCCCCCTTTGAAGGGGAACCGGATTTAACCATTTGCGTGGTGGTGCCCATGGAGGAACAAAAAAAAGCCTTCCATCAACGGGAGCGAGTGGAAGCAGAGTTGGAAAAACTCAATGCAGAGTTGGAAAAACGGGTCTTGGAGCGGACCCAAGCTTTGGCTAAAAGTGAAGAAAAACTGCAACAGGCCAATGAACAATTACAGGAGCGGTTAGAGCAACTTAAACGCCGCAATGACGAGATGGAATTACTCTCCACCCTCAATGAATATTTGCAATCCTGTGTAGTGGTGGCCGATGCCTGTGCCAGCGTGGCGGCTTTGATTCCACCCTTGTTTCCCCACATTGCCGGGACAATTGCAATTTTTGACTCCAGCGCCAACTATTTTGAAATGGTCAGATCGTGGGGACACTTAACCTGTTCCCAACCAGTGTTTAATAGCTCGGATTGCTGGGCTTTGCGACGGGGACAAGTCCATTGGGTGGGCCCCCAGCAGCATGATTTGTTGTGCGGGCACCTGAACCCGGAATGTTTACCGAATGAAAGTCTTTGTATTCCCTTGATTGCCCAGGGAGAAACCATTGGCTTATTTAATCTTTGCAGTGATCAGGTGGGAAGTATTAATCAAGAACAACAACAGTTGGCTAAAGCGGTGGCTGAGCAGGTCAGTTTAGCCATTTCCAATATTAAATTGCGGGAAAAACTAGAAAATCAGAGCATCCGAGATCCCCTCACCGGGCTATTCAATCGTCGTTATCTAGAACAGTTTTTTCTACAAGAGATTGGCCGGGCCCACCGCTATGGCCATTCCATTGGGGTGATCATGGGCGACATTGACCATTTCAAACAATTTAATGACCAATTGGGCCATGATGCGGGGGATCATGTCCTCAAAACCATTGGCCGCATTCTCCAAAGCAATATCCGGGGTTCTGACATTGCCTGTCGCTATGGTGGTGAGGAGATGATAGTCATTCTGCCCCAAACTCCCCTTGAAGATACGTTTGTTAAGGCCGAATCCCTCCGTCAGGCGATCGCCGTTATGGAGGTGGAATACAAGGGCCAAGACTTGGGCTCATTGACCGTTTCTCTGGGGGTAGCCTGCTATCCCCATCAGGGGGAAACCATGGCTAGTATTATCCAAGCGGCAGATAGAGCCCTTTATCAAGCTAAGGCCGCCGGCCGTAATCGAGTTGCCATGGCTGATTAG
- a CDS encoding glycosyltransferase family 39 protein, which yields MKLTWLNSQRRFVSVIIFLTIFIRVFTLGLYGVADRTEARYAEIGRKMAETGDWITPQIDYGVPFWGKPPLSTWLTAASFKVFSVNEFSARLSSFIPILLASYLVYLLAKNKGINYALVSTMILVTTLGFFVSSGAVMTDPALVLGTTLSMVAFWQAYQHNSNNNRLWGYLFFVGLAIGLLAKGPIGVVLVFLPLTIWTIWQRNIVKVWTNLPWIQGILLTALIAVPWYLLAEAKTPGFLDYFIVGEHWKRFVEKGWEGDLYGSGHAHPYGMIWVYWLLSAFPWSLLTLGLLGKLIWQVKTKHSSLNGSNLDWQWLSYLLLWAVAPMIFFTPSANILWTYVLPELPAFALLLTELLLIFWQDQPINKYIVALGLFIPMLFLVALPMVVKVAGQNSQKYIVSQYQQSCAELGQESSCQLFYVFNRPYSAEFYSSGKAKQVEMHEIPLLLANNNHNYFVIRTDDIKSFPPEIASKLNQVEQYSAYTLFSQIN from the coding sequence ATGAAATTAACTTGGTTGAATTCCCAGCGTCGGTTTGTCTCGGTCATTATTTTTCTAACGATTTTTATTCGGGTTTTTACCCTAGGTCTCTATGGGGTAGCGGACAGAACTGAAGCTCGCTATGCGGAAATTGGTCGCAAAATGGCGGAAACCGGGGACTGGATTACGCCTCAAATCGACTATGGTGTGCCTTTCTGGGGTAAGCCCCCCCTCTCCACCTGGTTAACAGCGGCATCGTTTAAAGTTTTTAGTGTTAATGAATTTTCCGCTAGATTATCTTCCTTTATTCCCATTCTATTGGCTAGTTACTTGGTTTATCTACTGGCAAAAAATAAAGGAATTAACTACGCTTTAGTCAGCACCATGATTTTGGTTACTACCTTGGGCTTTTTTGTCAGCAGTGGGGCCGTAATGACAGACCCGGCTTTAGTATTGGGAACTACCCTCTCGATGGTGGCTTTTTGGCAAGCTTATCAACACAACTCTAATAATAATCGCCTTTGGGGATATTTATTTTTTGTCGGGCTGGCGATCGGGTTATTGGCCAAGGGGCCCATCGGGGTAGTGTTGGTTTTTCTCCCCCTTACCATTTGGACAATTTGGCAGAGAAATATAGTTAAAGTCTGGACTAATTTACCTTGGATTCAGGGAATTTTATTAACAGCATTAATAGCGGTGCCTTGGTATCTATTAGCTGAAGCTAAAACCCCTGGATTTTTAGATTACTTCATTGTTGGCGAACATTGGAAGCGTTTTGTGGAAAAAGGCTGGGAAGGGGATTTATACGGCAGTGGCCACGCCCATCCCTACGGCATGATCTGGGTATATTGGCTATTATCTGCTTTTCCTTGGTCATTACTAACACTGGGACTGTTAGGGAAATTAATCTGGCAGGTTAAAACTAAACATTCTTCTCTTAATGGGTCAAACTTGGATTGGCAATGGCTCAGTTATCTGTTGTTATGGGCTGTGGCACCAATGATTTTCTTCACCCCCTCGGCTAATATTTTATGGACCTATGTGTTGCCAGAACTACCGGCATTTGCTTTGTTATTGACAGAATTATTATTAATATTTTGGCAGGATCAACCAATTAATAAATATATCGTTGCCCTAGGCTTGTTTATTCCTATGCTTTTTCTTGTTGCCTTGCCGATGGTGGTTAAGGTGGCAGGGCAAAATTCTCAAAAATATATTGTTAGCCAATATCAACAATCCTGTGCAGAACTGGGGCAAGAATCAAGCTGTCAATTGTTTTATGTTTTTAATCGACCCTACTCGGCGGAATTTTACTCTTCGGGCAAAGCAAAACAGGTGGAAATGCACGAAATTCCTCTGCTATTGGCAAATAATAACCACAACTATTTTGTCATTAGAACGGATGATATTAAAAGCTTCCCGCCGGAAATTGCCTCCAAGCTCAACCAAGTGGAGCAATACAGTGCCTATACTCTTTTTTCCCAGATTAATTGA
- the thrC gene encoding threonine synthase, which produces MTTATSAPEFISACTKLVSKEGNTEYPLKALHICEETFAPLEVAYDYDLIRRHVTRETIEAGPNSIWRYRAFLPVTGKDVIDVGTGMTPLVKSHRLARRLGLKNLYIKNDAVNMPTLSFKDRVVSVALTRARELGFTTVSCASTGNLANSTAAIAAHAGLDCCVFIPADLEAGKVLGTLIYNPTLMAVKGNYDQVNRLCCEVGNSYGWGFVNINLRPYYSEGSKTLGFEVAEQLGWKLPDHIVAPLASGSLFTKIYKGFQEFVKVGLVDDKAVRFSGAQAEGCSPIATAFREERDFVTPVKPNTIAKSIAIGNPADGVYALDIARKTNGNIESVNDAEIVEGIKLLAETEGIFTETAGGTTVAVLKKLVEAGKIDPEETTVVYITGNGLKTQEAVQSHVGEPLTIDANLDSFERALERSRTLERLEWQQVLV; this is translated from the coding sequence ATGACCACCGCCACCTCGGCCCCAGAGTTTATTTCCGCTTGTACCAAACTGGTTTCCAAAGAAGGCAACACCGAATACCCGCTCAAAGCGCTACATATCTGTGAAGAAACCTTTGCCCCGTTGGAAGTGGCCTATGACTATGATTTAATTCGTCGCCACGTTACCCGGGAAACCATTGAAGCTGGGCCCAATTCCATCTGGCGTTACCGCGCTTTTCTGCCTGTCACGGGCAAAGACGTGATTGACGTGGGTACCGGCATGACACCCCTAGTTAAGTCCCATCGTTTAGCCCGCCGTCTGGGGCTGAAAAATCTCTACATTAAAAACGATGCGGTCAATATGCCCACCCTCAGTTTTAAGGACCGGGTGGTTTCCGTCGCCCTTACCAGAGCTCGAGAATTGGGCTTCACCACCGTTTCCTGTGCTAGCACTGGCAATCTTGCCAACTCCACTGCGGCGATCGCCGCCCATGCTGGTTTAGACTGCTGTGTGTTCATTCCAGCGGATTTGGAAGCGGGCAAAGTGTTGGGCACGTTGATTTACAACCCCACTTTGATGGCCGTCAAAGGCAACTACGACCAAGTTAACCGCCTCTGCTGTGAAGTGGGCAACAGCTACGGTTGGGGCTTTGTCAACATCAACTTGCGCCCCTACTACTCCGAAGGCTCTAAAACCCTGGGCTTTGAAGTGGCGGAACAGTTGGGCTGGAAATTACCGGATCACATCGTTGCTCCCCTGGCCTCCGGTTCCCTGTTCACCAAAATTTATAAAGGCTTCCAAGAATTCGTCAAAGTTGGTTTGGTGGATGACAAAGCGGTTCGCTTCAGCGGTGCCCAAGCAGAGGGTTGCTCCCCCATTGCCACTGCCTTCCGGGAAGAGCGGGATTTTGTTACCCCCGTTAAACCCAACACCATTGCCAAATCCATCGCCATTGGCAACCCCGCCGACGGAGTCTATGCCCTGGACATTGCCCGTAAAACCAACGGCAACATTGAAAGCGTTAACGATGCGGAAATTGTCGAAGGCATTAAACTATTAGCGGAAACCGAAGGCATTTTCACCGAAACCGCTGGGGGCACCACCGTTGCTGTGCTGAAAAAATTGGTGGAAGCAGGCAAAATTGATCCTGAGGAAACCACTGTGGTCTACATCACTGGCAATGGTTTGAAAACCCAAGAAGCAGTACAAAGCCATGTGGGGGAACCCCTCACCATCGATGCCAACCTGGATAGCTTTGAGCGGGCCCTGGAACGCTCTCGCACTTTGGAACGCCTGGAATGGCAACAGGTTTTGGTCTAA
- a CDS encoding RNA polymerase sigma factor, RpoD/SigA family, translating to MSDMSSLSISDTNTVQEVEALESPVDAQAITAIANDDSPAIEVAMGEGNQGNFNKAVSEDTIGAFFKEMARYPLLSAAEEVDLARQIRLLVNAEDTRQQLQQKLERTPSLQEWSQALDFAQVRQFEIWLYQLRAAKRRMIRSNLRLVVSIAKRYLNRGVPFLDLIQEGAIGLNRAAEKFDPDKGYKFSTYAYWWIRQAITRTIANDARTIRLPIHVVEKLNKIKKAQRNLKQELKRNPNEGELAAALEITPTQLRQLLQLRRQSLSLNHRVGKGEDTELVDLLEDQQLQLPEDLMNESMLRREIVEVLAEVLTEREMEVICLRYGIASHQSYTLEEVGNMFNLSRERVRQIQSKAMRKLRRPQVARRLKGWL from the coding sequence ATGAGCGATATGTCTTCCCTCTCCATCTCAGACACCAACACCGTCCAAGAAGTTGAAGCATTGGAAAGTCCCGTCGATGCCCAGGCGATCACCGCGATCGCCAATGATGACTCTCCGGCGATCGAAGTGGCCATGGGGGAGGGAAACCAGGGAAATTTCAACAAAGCAGTCAGTGAAGACACCATCGGCGCTTTTTTCAAAGAAATGGCCCGCTATCCCCTGCTGAGCGCCGCCGAAGAAGTCGACCTAGCTAGACAGATCCGACTACTGGTTAATGCGGAAGACACTAGACAACAACTCCAGCAAAAATTGGAGCGAACGCCCTCACTACAGGAATGGAGTCAAGCTTTGGACTTTGCCCAAGTAAGGCAATTTGAAATTTGGCTTTATCAACTACGGGCTGCCAAACGACGCATGATCCGCTCCAACCTACGCCTAGTGGTCTCCATTGCCAAACGTTATCTCAACCGGGGCGTTCCCTTCCTCGACCTAATCCAAGAAGGGGCGATCGGACTCAACCGAGCCGCGGAAAAATTTGACCCCGACAAAGGTTATAAATTTTCCACCTATGCCTACTGGTGGATTCGCCAAGCCATCACCCGCACCATTGCCAATGATGCCCGCACCATTCGCTTGCCCATCCATGTGGTGGAAAAACTCAACAAAATTAAGAAAGCCCAACGTAATCTCAAGCAGGAACTGAAACGTAACCCCAACGAAGGGGAACTGGCCGCCGCCTTAGAAATTACTCCGACCCAACTGCGCCAACTGCTCCAATTACGCCGTCAATCCCTATCCTTAAACCATCGGGTCGGTAAAGGGGAAGACACGGAGTTGGTGGATTTATTAGAAGATCAACAGCTCCAACTGCCAGAGGATTTAATGAATGAATCCATGTTGCGGCGGGAAATTGTCGAAGTGCTAGCGGAAGTGCTAACGGAACGGGAAATGGAAGTGATCTGTTTGCGCTACGGCATTGCCAGCCACCAAAGCTACACCCTCGAAGAGGTCGGCAATATGTTTAACCTTTCCCGGGAAAGGGTCAGACAAATCCAAAGCAAGGCCATGCGTAAACTCCGCCGTCCCCAGGTGGCCCGCCGCCTCAAAGGTTGGCTCTAG
- a CDS encoding pentapeptide repeat-containing protein, giving the protein MEAKELVQRYRSGETLFTGLKLPGINLEAADLIGIVLNEADLRGANLLFCYLNRANLAQANLVGANLSGASLSQADLTGADLRSANFHGALLQGAILRDSDITLATLQDSNLIGADLRGADLSGATLTGACLRGANMRQEKKSYYTNLQAAILSRADLQGANMKGVDLSRADLSYANLKEANLRDADLRKADLSYTNLKGALLTDANLSGAKLNGADLQNANLMRAKIPEAEMVEANCQGAIMTHINLNRTNLTGANLSLTRMNSADLSRANLTRANLQETELIEAFLARANLTEANFINANLVRADLMSANMIGANFQGATMPDGQVHH; this is encoded by the coding sequence ATGGAAGCCAAGGAATTAGTCCAACGCTATCGCAGTGGCGAAACTTTATTTACGGGGTTAAAGTTGCCAGGGATTAATCTAGAGGCGGCAGACTTGATTGGCATTGTGCTCAACGAAGCCGATTTGAGGGGAGCAAACCTACTCTTTTGCTACCTTAACCGGGCAAATTTGGCCCAAGCCAATTTAGTGGGGGCCAACCTGAGTGGAGCAAGCCTAAGCCAAGCCGATCTGACTGGGGCGGATTTACGCAGTGCCAATTTCCACGGGGCCCTACTCCAGGGGGCCATACTACGGGACAGCGACATTACCCTGGCAACTCTCCAGGATAGTAACCTAATCGGGGCGGATTTACGGGGAGCGGATTTGAGCGGAGCAACCCTCACTGGAGCATGCCTGCGGGGAGCAAATATGCGCCAGGAAAAAAAGAGTTACTACACCAATCTCCAAGCCGCCATTCTCAGTCGGGCCGATCTGCAAGGCGCCAATATGAAAGGGGTAGATTTGAGTCGGGCCGATTTGAGCTATGCCAATTTGAAAGAAGCTAATCTACGGGATGCGGATTTGCGTAAAGCAGACTTGAGTTATACCAACTTAAAAGGAGCTTTATTGACCGATGCCAATTTATCCGGCGCAAAATTAAATGGGGCGGATTTGCAAAATGCTAATTTGATGCGGGCGAAAATTCCGGAAGCGGAAATGGTGGAAGCTAATTGCCAAGGGGCAATTATGACCCATATCAACCTCAATCGAACAAATTTGACGGGGGCCAATTTGAGTCTGACCCGTATGAACAGTGCCGACCTTAGCCGAGCCAATTTAACTAGGGCCAACTTACAGGAAACAGAATTGATTGAAGCCTTTTTGGCTAGGGCCAATTTGACCGAGGCTAACTTCATCAATGCCAACTTAGTCCGAGCGGATCTGATGAGTGCCAACATGATAGGGGCAAATTTTCAAGGAGCAACTATGCCCGATGGTCAAGTACATCACTAA
- a CDS encoding phycobilisome linker polypeptide, protein MRMFRITACVPSQTRIRTQRELQNTYFTKLVPYDNWFREQQRIMKMGGKIVKVELATGRPGTNAGLA, encoded by the coding sequence ATGCGGATGTTTAGAATTACGGCTTGTGTTCCTAGCCAAACCCGGATCCGGACACAACGGGAATTACAAAATACTTATTTTACGAAGTTAGTACCCTACGACAATTGGTTTCGTGAACAACAGCGCATCATGAAGATGGGCGGCAAAATTGTGAAAGTCGAATTAGCCACTGGCCGTCCCGGCACCAATGCTGGTCTTGCCTAA
- the apcB gene encoding allophycocyanin subunit beta, with translation MQDAITAVINSADVQGKYLDGAAMDKLKNYFASGELRVRAASVISANAATIVKEAVAKSLLYSDVTRPGGNMYTTRRYAACIRDLDYYLRYATYAMLAGDASILDERVLNGLKETYNSLGVPISSTVQAIQAIKEVTASLVGADAGKEMGVYLDYICSGLS, from the coding sequence ATGCAAGACGCAATTACGGCTGTAATCAACTCTGCTGACGTTCAAGGCAAGTACCTCGATGGTGCCGCCATGGACAAACTGAAAAACTACTTCGCCAGCGGTGAACTGCGGGTGCGGGCCGCCAGTGTAATCAGCGCCAACGCTGCCACCATTGTTAAAGAAGCTGTGGCCAAATCCCTGTTGTACTCCGACGTAACCCGTCCCGGTGGCAACATGTACACCACCCGTCGCTATGCGGCCTGTATCCGTGACTTGGACTACTACCTCCGCTATGCCACCTACGCCATGTTGGCCGGTGATGCTTCCATCCTTGATGAGCGGGTGCTCAACGGTTTGAAAGAAACCTACAACTCCTTGGGGGTACCCATCTCTTCCACCGTTCAAGCTATCCAAGCCATCAAAGAAGTTACCGCTAGCCTGGTGGGTGCCGATGCCGGTAAAGAAATGGGCGTTTACCTCGACTACATCTGCTCTGGCTTGAGCTAG
- a CDS encoding allophycocyanin alpha chain: MSIVTKSIVNADAEARYLSPGELDRIKAFVTGGAARLRIAETLTGSRETIVKQAGDRLFQKRPDIVSPGGNAYGEEMTATCLRDMDYYLRLVTYGVVSGDVTPIEEIGLVGVREMYRSLGTPIEAVAQSVREMKEVASGLMSSDDAAEASAYFDFVIGAMS; encoded by the coding sequence ATGAGTATCGTCACGAAATCAATCGTGAATGCTGATGCAGAAGCTCGCTACCTCAGCCCGGGTGAACTGGATCGTATTAAAGCTTTTGTTACCGGCGGTGCCGCCCGTCTTCGCATTGCTGAAACCCTAACCGGTTCTCGGGAAACCATCGTTAAGCAAGCTGGCGATCGCCTTTTCCAAAAACGTCCTGACATCGTTTCCCCCGGTGGTAATGCCTACGGTGAAGAAATGACCGCCACCTGCCTGCGGGACATGGACTACTACCTCCGCCTCGTCACCTACGGTGTGGTTTCCGGTGACGTTACCCCCATCGAAGAAATCGGTTTAGTTGGTGTACGGGAAATGTATCGTTCCCTCGGTACCCCCATCGAAGCCGTTGCTCAAAGTGTCCGGGAAATGAAAGAAGTTGCCTCCGGTTTGATGTCCTCCGATGATGCCGCCGAAGCCTCTGCCTACTTTGACTTCGTTATCGGTGCCATGAGCTAG
- a CDS encoding HNH endonuclease translates to MAKVLVLNASYEPLNITHWQRAVVLLLKDKAEALEVNGKMIYANFPLPSVIRLRHYIKVPYKEIPLTRRNVLERDRHTCQYCNYKGEQLTLDHVIPRSRGGGDSWENLVTACVRCNIKKGNRTPREAQMSLNYTPRRPYSSLLFEIIKHTRNDRNHEWRKYVIGI, encoded by the coding sequence ATGGCTAAGGTTTTAGTCCTCAACGCTTCCTATGAACCCCTAAACATTACCCATTGGCAACGGGCAGTGGTGTTACTGCTGAAAGATAAAGCCGAAGCTTTAGAGGTTAATGGGAAAATGATTTATGCTAATTTTCCTTTGCCTTCGGTAATTCGCCTGCGTCACTACATTAAAGTTCCCTACAAGGAAATTCCCCTTACCCGCCGCAATGTTCTGGAGCGGGATCGCCATACCTGTCAATATTGCAACTATAAGGGGGAACAACTCACATTAGACCACGTGATCCCCCGATCCCGGGGTGGAGGGGACAGTTGGGAAAATTTGGTCACTGCCTGTGTGCGCTGTAACATCAAAAAGGGCAACCGTACCCCCAGAGAAGCACAAATGTCCCTAAACTATACTCCCCGCCGACCCTACAGCAGTCTACTGTTTGAAATCATTAAACATACCCGCAATGACCGTAACCACGAATGGCGCAAATACGTCATTGGCATCTAG
- the psbU gene encoding photosystem II complex extrinsic protein PsbU — protein sequence MKFISRLLVVCSLLMGLMGFLGADLAQALTPNPVLAELNAVDAKLTTDFGQKIDLNNSDIRDFRGLRGFYPNLASEIIKNAPYENVEEVLDIPGLSETQKSRLQANLDSFTVTEPSIELISGDDRINPGVY from the coding sequence ATGAAATTTATTTCCCGCTTGCTGGTTGTTTGTAGCTTACTGATGGGACTAATGGGTTTTCTGGGGGCAGATTTGGCCCAGGCCCTCACCCCCAATCCTGTGTTGGCTGAACTGAATGCTGTAGATGCTAAGTTGACCACGGATTTTGGGCAAAAAATTGACTTAAATAATAGCGATATTCGGGATTTTCGTGGTCTGCGGGGCTTCTATCCCAATTTGGCCAGTGAAATCATTAAAAATGCTCCCTACGAAAATGTAGAGGAAGTTTTGGACATTCCCGGCCTGAGCGAAACTCAAAAAAGTCGCCTGCAAGCGAATTTGGATAGTTTTACCGTCACTGAGCCTAGCATTGAGCTAATTTCCGGCGATGACCGTATCAACCCCGGAGTTTACTAA